In the genome of bacterium, the window TTCTCCAAGAATGGGAGCGATATTTGGAGGTATGTTTTTATCAGGTAAAAAGACAGCAGAAATTATTTTAAATTTTCTACAGGGAGGCAGGAGATGAAAACAATTAAAGAGATAAATGAAAGAATAAAAAAAGGAGAAGCAGTTGTTGTTACAGCAGATGAACTTGTTGAATTAAAAAAGTCAGCAAATACAAAAAAACTGGCAGAAGAAATAGATGTTGTAACTACTGGAACTTTTGGACCAATGTGTTCTTCAGGTGTATTTTTAAATTTCGGGCATTCAAAGGAAAGGATAAAAATCGGTGGAGGGAAGGTTTATTTAAATGGTGTACCTGCTTATTCTGGACTTGCTGCTGTTGATGTTTATATTGGTGCTACTGCTTTACCAGATGATGACCCGAGAAACTCAAAATATCCTGGAGAATTCAAATATGGAGGAGGACATGTTATTGAAGACCTGGTAAGTGGAAAGGAAATTGAACTTGTTATTTATACCTATGGAACTGACTGTTATCCAAAAAAATACTTAAAGACTAAAATTACTTTGAATGATATAAATGAGGCAATTCTTTTTGACCCGAGAAATTGTTATCAGAATTATAATGTTGCTGTAAATCTTTCAAACAGGACAATCTATACTTATATGGGTGTTTTAAAACCAAATCTTGGGAATGCAAATTATTGTTCAGCAGGTCAATTATCTCCATTATTGAAAGACCCATATTTAAAGACGATTGGATTTGGAACAAGGATTTTTCTTGGTGGAGGGATTGGGTATGTGGCATGGTGGGGGACTCAATATAATCCAGGTGTAAAACGAAGGGAAAATGGAATACCTATGGCAGGTGGAGCAACTTTATCTTTAATTGGTGATTTAAAACAGATGAAAAGTGAATTTTTAAAGGGAGCAAGTTTAACTGGTTATGGAACAAGTTTGATTGTTGGAATTGGAATCCCTATACCTATTTTAAATGAGGATATTTTAAACTGGACGTCAATACCTGATGAAGAAATTTATGCACCTATTGTTGATTACAGTTATGACTATCCCCATTCAACTGGAAAAGTTCTTGATTATGTCAATTATGGACAACTTAAAAGCGGAAGGATAAAAATAATGGGAAAAGAAGTTTCAACTGGTTCTCTTTCAAGTTATAAAAAGGCAAAAGAAATAGCAGAGATTTTAAAAAACTGGATTAAAAATGGAGAATTTCTTTTAACAGAGCCAGTTTTTTACTTTCCAGGACCAGAATCAGCATACAAATTTAAACCGATGAAGGAGGTATGAAATGGAAAAGAAATTTGTTATGCATTTTCCACCTGTTCTTGTTGATAAACCAATGATTTCAACAATTGTAAAGAAATATAATCTTGATTTTAATATTTTGAAAGCTTATGTATCACCAGAAGAAGAAGGAACCCTTGTAATTGCTTTTTCAGGTGAAGAGAAAAATGTCTTTGATGCAGTAGAAGAATTGAAGGAAAAAGGAGTTAAGGTTCAACTTATAGAAAGTGATATAAAGATGATAAGGGAAAGATGTACAGATTGTTCTGTGTGTGTTGCTTTATGTCCGGTAGGTGCTTTATCATTGAATAGAGAAACATTTGAAGTTAATTTTGACCCTGAAAAATGTATTGCTTGTGAATTATGTATCAAGGGATGTCCAACAGAAGCAATGATATCAACAATTTAGCATTCTCAAACTTTGCGAACCGGGTTTGCGAAAAAGGAGTGGAAATGATATATATGGATTGTAATGCGACAACTCCAACTGATGAAAGGGTTTTAAAAGAGATGTTACCGTATTTTTCTGAGAAATTTGGCAATCCAAGTTCAATTTATGAAATAGCAAGGGAAAATAAAAAAGAAATAGAAAAGGCAAGAGAAAATGTTGCAAAATTGATAGATGCTGAACCAGATGAGATTTATTTTACATCTGGGGGGACTGAAAGTGATAACTGGGCTATAAAAGGAATTGCTTTTGTTTTGAGAAATAAAGGAAATCATATAATCACAAGTCAGATAGAACACCACGCAGTTTTGAATACATGTAAATTTTTAAGCAAAATTGGATATGAGATTACCTATGCACCATGTGATAAATACGGTATTATTGATATTGATTTTATAAGAAAGGCGATTAAAAAAGAAACAATTTTAATAACGATAATGCATGCAAATAACGAAATAGGAACAATTGAACCAATAGAAGAGATTTCAAAAATTGCAAAAGAAAATGATATATATTTTCATACAGACGCGGTTCAGACAGTCGGAAAAATCCCTGTTTCAGTAAAAAAACTTGGAGTTGATATGCTTTCTCTTTCAGGTCATAAATTTTACGGTCCAAAAGGTATTGGTGCTATTTATATTAAAAAGGGAACAAAAATAGAAACATTTATTAATGGAGGAGAACAGGAAAAAGGTAAAAGAGGTGGAACTTATAATGTGCCTGGAATAGTTGGACTTGGTAAAGCAGCGGAAATTGCAATGGAAGAAATGGAAGAAGAAATTAAAAAAGTTAAATATTTAAGAGATAAACTTGAAAATGGAATAATTGAAAGAATACCTGAAATTGTTATAAACGGACACCCTGAAAATCGGCTTTATAATACTTTAAATCTCTGTGTTAAATATATTGAAGGTGAAAGCATACTTTTAAACCTTGATTTTGAAAAAATTTATGCCTCAAGTGGTTCTGCATGTACTTCTGGTTCTCTTGAGCCAAGCCATGTTTTACTCGCAATTGGTCTTCCACATGAAATTGCTCACGGCTCTTTAAGATTTTCTCTTGGTAAGTATAATAAAGAAGAAGATGTAGATAAAGTCCTTGAAATATTACCAAAAGTTGTAGAAAAATTAAGAAAATTAAGTCCATTCTGGGAGAAAAAATGATAGAAGAAATTTTAAAATTAAAAAAAGAAAAGGATGCTATAATACTTGCTCATAACTATCAGATACCTGAAATTCAGGATATTGCTGATTTTGTTGGGGACTCTCTTGAACTTGCAAGAAAGGCAAGCCAGATTGAAGCAAAAATTATTGTTTTCTGTGGCGTAAAATTTATGGCAGAAACAGCAAAAATTCTTTCACCTGATAAAAAAGTTTTATTACCTGACCTTGATGCTGGGTGTCCACTGACAGATATGGCAAAATATGAAGATGTTTTAAAAATAAAAGAAAAATATCCTGATGCATGGGTAGTTTCCTATGTCAATACAAATGCTATTGTTAAGGCAATAACTGATGTTTGCTGTACAAGTGCAAATGCTGATAAAGTGGTAAGGAATGTACCGGCTAAAAAGATTATATTTTTACCTGATAAGAATTTATGCTGGTATGTTAAGCAGAAAGTTCCCGATAAAGAAATAATATGCTGGGATGGATATTGTTTTGTTCATAGATTATTTAAGGCAGAGGATGTTATAAAGGCAAGGGAGAAATATCCAGATTCAGAAATAATTGTTCATCCTGAATGTGACCCTGAGGTTCAGAAACTTGCAGATGGTATTTATTCAACATCAGGTATGTTAAAAAGAGCAAAGGAATCAAAGGCAAAAATTATGATTATAGGGACAGAAGAAGGGCTTTTACACAGATTGAAAAAAGAAAATCCAGAGAAAGAATTTTATTCTCTCGGTTCATCAAAAATTTGTCCCAATATGAAAAAAATAACGATTGAAAAATTATATAAATCTCTTAAGGAAGAGATTTATGAGATAAATTTAAAACAAATAATAATTGAAAAGGGAAAAAAATCACTTGAGAGAATGCTTGAGTATCTTTAATTTCCCAGGGACACCTACGAGGTGTCCGGAGGGTAAAAATGGAATATACGGAAAAAGTTCTTGAATATTTCAGAAATCCAAGAAATATGGGTAGAATTGAGAATGCAGATGGAATAGGTAAAGTTGGCAATCCTGTCTGTGGAGATGTTATGTGGATATATATTAAGGTTGGGAAGAATGAAAAAGGAGAAGAAATTATTGAAGATATAAAATTTGAAACATTTGGATGTGGAGCAGCAATAGCAACAAGTTCTGTTGTAACAGAACTTGCAAAAGGAAAAACAATTGAAGAGGCAGAAAAAATAACAAATAAAGAGGTTGTTGAATTTCTTGGCGGGCTTCCACCGGTAAAAAAACATTGTTCACTTTTAGCAGAAGAAGGACTTAAGGCAGCAATTGAGGACTATAAGAGAAAGAAAAATGAAAGAAAAGGGTAAGATTATAGAATCAAAAGAAGATAAAGCACTTGTTTTGATGGAAGAGAAAGAGAAATGTAAAAGTTGTGGGCTGTGTAAAAAGATTATTCCAAGACAACCAGTTATTGAAGTAGAAAATATTATAAAAGCAGAAGTTGGTGATAATGTTGAGATTGAAATAAAAGAGGATGATTTGTTTGAAGTTTCTATTTATATTTATGGTTTTCCACTTTTGGGCTTTATACTCGGTATTATTTCTGCTTATTTTTTGAATAATATGTTTTTGAAGGTTATAATTTTTCTTTTGTTTTTGATTTCATTCTGGGTATTTGGATTTAGAAAAGGAAGGATTTATGGAGAAAGAGCAAAACCAAAAATTATATCTAAAATATAAAGATGATTTTGAAGAGGCAAAAAAATACTGGATGGCTTTCTGGAAAGGAGAAATAATTGATAGACCTTTACTTATTTTATCTTTTCCAAAAGATGAAAACAAAAAAGTTTCAGGTCCATCTTATTTATCAGGAATGGATGGAGATTTTGAAAAACCTATAAGTCAATTTGAAGAGTTTTGTGAAAATACAATATTTTTTGCTGAATCAATTCCATCTTTAAATATTTCTTTTGGACCTGATACTGTTGCTTATTGCGTAAAAGGTGCTTCTCTCAATGTCAGGATTAAAAGTCAAACTGCATGGATTGAACCATTTGTTGATGACTGGGATAAATTTAAAAAAATAGAAATAGAAAAAGATGGTGAATGGTATAAGAAATTTATTTGTTTTTATAGATATGCTTCAGAAAGAGGGGACGACAAATTTTTATTACAAATGCCTGACTTTCACACACATATTGATTTATTGAGGGCTATAAGAGGAAGTGAAAATTTATGTATTGATTTGATTGAAAGGCCTGATTTTATAAAAAAACTCCTTGATGAAATAAAAGACGTTTTTATTGACATTTATACAGAAATTTACAGTTCAACAGATATGAAAAAATGGGGAACAACTTGCTGGATACCTTTTTATTCAGAAAAAAAATACTGTACAATTCAATGTGATTTTATATGTATGATTTCTCCTGAAATGTTCAGAAAATTTGCTCTTCCTTATATTGAATATGAGACAGATTTTCTTGACCATTCAATATTTCATCTTGATGGACCGGGTGCTTTAAAACATCTTGATGATTTACTTTCAATTAAAAAATTAAATGCTATACAATGGGTAGAAGGAGCAGGTAATAAACCCCATATTTACTGGATTGATTTATTCAAAAAAATAATTAAAG includes:
- the nadA gene encoding quinolinate synthase NadA, with translation MIEEILKLKKEKDAIILAHNYQIPEIQDIADFVGDSLELARKASQIEAKIIVFCGVKFMAETAKILSPDKKVLLPDLDAGCPLTDMAKYEDVLKIKEKYPDAWVVSYVNTNAIVKAITDVCCTSANADKVVRNVPAKKIIFLPDKNLCWYVKQKVPDKEIICWDGYCFVHRLFKAEDVIKAREKYPDSEIIVHPECDPEVQKLADGIYSTSGMLKRAKESKAKIMIIGTEEGLLHRLKKENPEKEFYSLGSSKICPNMKKITIEKLYKSLKEEIYEINLKQIIIEKGKKSLERMLEYL
- the nifS gene encoding cysteine desulfurase NifS, with the translated sequence MEMIYMDCNATTPTDERVLKEMLPYFSEKFGNPSSIYEIARENKKEIEKARENVAKLIDAEPDEIYFTSGGTESDNWAIKGIAFVLRNKGNHIITSQIEHHAVLNTCKFLSKIGYEITYAPCDKYGIIDIDFIRKAIKKETILITIMHANNEIGTIEPIEEISKIAKENDIYFHTDAVQTVGKIPVSVKKLGVDMLSLSGHKFYGPKGIGAIYIKKGTKIETFINGGEQEKGKRGGTYNVPGIVGLGKAAEIAMEEMEEEIKKVKYLRDKLENGIIERIPEIVINGHPENRLYNTLNLCVKYIEGESILLNLDFEKIYASSGSACTSGSLEPSHVLLAIGLPHEIAHGSLRFSLGKYNKEEDVDKVLEILPKVVEKLRKLSPFWEKK
- a CDS encoding homocysteine biosynthesis protein, producing the protein MKTIKEINERIKKGEAVVVTADELVELKKSANTKKLAEEIDVVTTGTFGPMCSSGVFLNFGHSKERIKIGGGKVYLNGVPAYSGLAAVDVYIGATALPDDDPRNSKYPGEFKYGGGHVIEDLVSGKEIELVIYTYGTDCYPKKYLKTKITLNDINEAILFDPRNCYQNYNVAVNLSNRTIYTYMGVLKPNLGNANYCSAGQLSPLLKDPYLKTIGFGTRIFLGGGIGYVAWWGTQYNPGVKRRENGIPMAGGATLSLIGDLKQMKSEFLKGASLTGYGTSLIVGIGIPIPILNEDILNWTSIPDEEIYAPIVDYSYDYPHSTGKVLDYVNYGQLKSGRIKIMGKEVSTGSLSSYKKAKEIAEILKNWIKNGEFLLTEPVFYFPGPESAYKFKPMKEV
- a CDS encoding 4Fe-4S dicluster domain-containing protein — its product is MEKKFVMHFPPVLVDKPMISTIVKKYNLDFNILKAYVSPEEEGTLVIAFSGEEKNVFDAVEELKEKGVKVQLIESDIKMIRERCTDCSVCVALCPVGALSLNRETFEVNFDPEKCIACELCIKGCPTEAMISTI
- a CDS encoding SoxR reducing system RseC family protein is translated as MKEKGKIIESKEDKALVLMEEKEKCKSCGLCKKIIPRQPVIEVENIIKAEVGDNVEIEIKEDDLFEVSIYIYGFPLLGFILGIISAYFLNNMFLKVIIFLLFLISFWVFGFRKGRIYGERAKPKIISKI
- a CDS encoding iron-sulfur cluster assembly scaffold protein, whose protein sequence is MEYTEKVLEYFRNPRNMGRIENADGIGKVGNPVCGDVMWIYIKVGKNEKGEEIIEDIKFETFGCGAAIATSSVVTELAKGKTIEEAEKITNKEVVEFLGGLPPVKKHCSLLAEEGLKAAIEDYKRKKNERKG